From a region of the Lactuca sativa cultivar Salinas chromosome 4, Lsat_Salinas_v11, whole genome shotgun sequence genome:
- the LOC111906996 gene encoding auxin-responsive protein SAUR36 → MKIRGFLIKHRVSSLFRRVYRRTQSSAGYRRLDRSPRCMSNLLKWGARLKTKTIALCSKNSDLSRNPVPEKFIEPPRVAVPKGKMAVYVGQKDGDFKRVLVPVIYINHPLFGQLLREAEEEYGHDHPGGITIPCRFSDFENVNTRIAAACGFRKMMTWKRRS, encoded by the coding sequence ATGAAAATTAGAGGGTTTTTGATCAAACATAGAGTCAGTTCACTTTTTCGGCGAGTTTACCGGAGAACTCAATCGTCGGCAGGTTACAGACGGCTAGATCGGTCTCCGAGGTGTATGTCAAATTTGTTGAAGTGGGGTGCTCGGCTCAAGACGAAAACAATAGCTTTGTGTTCCAAAAACTCCGATCTGTCTCGGAATCCGGTTCCTGAAAAGTTTATAGAGCCGCCGCGGGTGGCGGTGCCGAAAGGGAAAATGGCGGTGTACGTCGGTCAGAAAGATGGAGACTTCAAGAGAGTGTTGGTGCCGGTGATATATATAAACCACCCGTTGTTTGGTCAACTGTTGAGGGAGGCGGAGGAGGAGTATGGCCACGACCACCCCGGCGGGATTACCATACCTTGTCGGTTTTCGGACTTTGAGAACGTGAATACTCGGATCGCCGCCGCATGCGGTTTCCGGAAAATGATGACGTGGAAGCGTCgttcatga